Sequence from the Candidatus Dormiibacterota bacterium genome:
CTCACCGACTCGTTGACCTCGGCGTAGTGCACCCCGAGCGACGGCGAGCGCCCGGCGCCGCTCACCCCGCTCTTGGCGTCGACCACGATGTCGGGCTCGACCAGCCCAGCGCGGAGCGCGGGGAGGGTGGCGAGCAGGGTCGCGGTGGGATAGCAGCCCGGTGCGGCGATCAGATCCGCGGAGCCGAGCTCGCCGTCGAGCAGCTCGCAGAGCGCGTACACCGACTCGCCACAGAGCCCGGGGGCGGGGTGGGTGACGCCGTACCAGCGCTCGTACTCGGCGGGGTCGCGCAGCCGGAAGTCCGCGCTCATGTCGACGACGACCGCGCCCCCCTCGATCCACTCGCGGGCATGCGCGGCGGCGACGGTGTGGGGGAGCGTGGTGAGCACCGCGTCGACCCCGTCGACGTCGAATCCGGCCTCCAGGGGCATGTCGACGGCGCTCCCGGGGACGACCTCGCGGAAGCGCCTGCCCGCGTGGGAGCGCGCGAGCAGGCGGGTGAGCTCGACGTGGGGGTGGCGCGCGAGGATCTCGACGCACTGGACCCCGATGTAGCCGGTGGCCCCGGCAACGGCGACGCGGCAGCGGTTGGTCACCGCGCCTTTATACACGTCCGGTGAATTTTCATGCAACCGACACCAGCCCTGGCCTGGGCCCTATCCTCGGCTGCATGCCTGCGCGCCCAGCCATCCACCTGGTCCGCTGGGAGACCCAGGACCCGACCACCGTGCTCTCCCTCTACGTCCGCAACCGCGCCCACCTCGCTCCCTGGGAGCCGGTGCCGGTTCCCGGCTTCCACACCATCGAGGGACAGCGCGCCCGCAGCCTCGAGTCCGCCGCCTCCCGTGCCGCCGGCCGGGGCGCGGAGTTCGCGATCGTCGAGGACGACGGAGGCGAGCTGGTGGGCCGGGTCGGGCTGAGCGGGATCATGCGCGGGCCCTTCCAGAG
This genomic interval carries:
- the argC gene encoding N-acetyl-gamma-glutamyl-phosphate reductase; this encodes MTNRCRVAVAGATGYIGVQCVEILARHPHVELTRLLARSHAGRRFREVVPGSAVDMPLEAGFDVDGVDAVLTTLPHTVAAAHAREWIEGGAVVVDMSADFRLRDPAEYERWYGVTHPAPGLCGESVYALCELLDGELGSADLIAAPGCYPTATLLATLPALRAGLVEPDIVVDAKSGVSGAGRSPSLGVHYAEVNESVRAYGVDGHRHKAEMIQEMRRAVAAGAGGGGAPPQPGLRLTFVPHLVPMTRGILATAYLRPLPGTGLAELRELYAGFCAAHPCLRYDDSPPATKSVVGSNLAALNVGWQDGVAVVTCAVDNLIKGAGGQGIQALNLRFGFEETAGLPLYPRWP
- a CDS encoding GNAT family protein, encoding MPARPAIHLVRWETQDPTTVLSLYVRNRAHLAPWEPVPVPGFHTIEGQRARSLESAASRAAGRGAEFAIVEDDGGELVGRVGLSGIMRGPFQSAHLGYLVDAAHCGRGYAREAVRQLLTVAFGELRLHRVEAAVMPANTASLRAIAGAGFREEGLARRYLLINGVWEDHRIFARTVEDGRAQ